A portion of the Pseudomonas protegens CHA0 genome contains these proteins:
- a CDS encoding cytochrome c oxidase assembly protein, with protein sequence MAEVTLKKLVTRLLLVVVAMFVFGFALVPIYDVMCKALGINGKTGGQYADQGQQVDVSRQVRVQFLSTNAIDMVWDFYPKSDDIVVHPGAVNEMIFIARNPSDHPMSAQAIPSISPSSAAMYFHKTECFCFTQQVLQPGEKIEMPVRFIVDRDMPKDVKHLTLAYTLFDITARHPPVAVAAKNGG encoded by the coding sequence ATGGCCGAGGTAACGCTGAAGAAACTGGTGACCCGCCTGTTGCTGGTGGTGGTGGCGATGTTCGTCTTCGGTTTTGCCCTGGTGCCGATCTACGACGTGATGTGCAAGGCCCTGGGGATCAACGGCAAGACCGGTGGGCAGTATGCGGACCAGGGGCAGCAGGTGGATGTATCGCGCCAGGTGCGGGTGCAGTTCCTGTCCACCAATGCCATCGACATGGTCTGGGATTTCTATCCCAAGTCCGATGACATCGTGGTCCATCCGGGGGCGGTGAACGAGATGATCTTCATCGCCCGCAACCCCAGCGACCACCCGATGAGCGCCCAGGCGATCCCGAGCATCTCCCCCAGCAGCGCGGCCATGTATTTCCACAAGACCGAGTGCTTCTGCTTTACCCAGCAGGTGCTGCAGCCGGGCGAGAAGATCGAGATGCCGGTGCGTTTCATCGTTGACCGTGACATGCCCAAGGATGTGAAGCACCTGACGCTGGCTTACACGCTGTTCGATATCACCGCGCGTCATCCACCGGTGGCGGTTGCCGCCAAGAACGGTGGCTAG
- a CDS encoding methionine ABC transporter ATP-binding protein produces MIEFQNVHKTYRVAGKDIPALHPTSLRVENGQVFGLIGHSGAGKSTLLRLINRLENPSGGTIVVDDEDVTALDASGLRRFRQQVGMIFQHFNLLSSKTVADNVALPLTLAGELSRSDIDRRVAELLDRVGLADHAKKYPAQLSGGQKQRVGIARALATKPKILLCDEATSALDPQTTASVLQLLAEINRELNLTIVLITHEMDVIRRVCDQVAVMDAGVIVEQGPVADVFLHPKHPTTRRFVQEDEQIDENEQRDDFAHVPGRIVRLTFQGDSTYAPLLGTVARETGVDYSILAGRIDRIKDTPYGQLTLAITGGDMEAAFARFTAADVHMEVLR; encoded by the coding sequence GTGATCGAGTTTCAAAACGTCCATAAAACCTACCGGGTCGCCGGTAAGGATATTCCCGCCCTGCACCCGACCAGCCTTCGGGTCGAGAATGGCCAGGTGTTCGGCCTGATCGGCCACTCCGGTGCGGGTAAAAGTACTCTGCTGCGCCTGATCAACCGCCTGGAAAACCCCAGTGGCGGCACCATCGTCGTCGACGACGAAGACGTCACCGCCCTGGACGCCAGTGGCCTGCGCCGCTTCCGCCAGCAGGTCGGCATGATCTTCCAGCACTTCAACCTGCTGTCGTCCAAGACCGTGGCCGACAACGTCGCCCTGCCCCTGACCCTGGCCGGCGAGCTGTCGCGCAGCGACATCGACCGCCGGGTGGCCGAGCTGCTGGACCGGGTCGGCCTGGCCGACCACGCGAAGAAATACCCGGCGCAGCTGTCCGGCGGCCAGAAGCAGCGCGTCGGCATCGCCCGCGCCCTGGCCACCAAGCCGAAGATCCTGCTGTGCGACGAGGCCACCAGTGCCCTGGACCCGCAGACCACCGCCTCGGTCCTGCAACTGCTGGCCGAGATCAACCGCGAGCTGAACCTGACCATCGTCCTGATCACCCACGAGATGGACGTGATCCGTCGCGTCTGTGACCAGGTGGCGGTGATGGACGCCGGCGTGATCGTCGAACAGGGCCCGGTGGCCGACGTGTTCCTGCACCCCAAGCACCCGACCACCCGGCGCTTCGTCCAGGAAGACGAGCAGATCGACGAGAACGAGCAGCGCGACGACTTCGCCCACGTACCGGGGCGCATCGTGCGCCTGACCTTCCAGGGCGATTCCACCTACGCGCCGCTGCTGGGCACCGTGGCCCGGGAGACCGGGGTCGACTACAGCATCCTCGCCGGACGCATCGACCGCATCAAGGACACCCCTTACGGGCAACTGACCCTGGCCATCACCGGCGGTGACATGGAAGCGGCCTTCGCCCGCTTCACCGCGGCCGATGTCCACATGGAGGTGCTGCGCTGA
- a CDS encoding COX15/CtaA family protein: MAKPGFRLALFATLLALIVVLLGAYTRLTHAGLGCPDWPGCYGFISVPKSEAQLAHAELHFPDTPVEAHKGWNEMIHRYFAGTLGLLIVLLAARAWTHRRHPGQPLKLPLFLLAVVFAQAAFGMWTVTLKLWPQVVTAHLLGGFATLSLLFLLTLRLSGVLPALIVPRRLQHWATAGLVLVIGQIALGGWVSSNYAAVACIDLPTCHGQWWPNMDFANGFHLTQHIGPNYLGGQLDSDARTAIHMTHRIGAVLVTLVLLGLAWQLRQTGMTRLAGLVLVALGAQVSLGLSNVFFHLPLPVAVAHNAGGAALLLTLVLVNYHARTSLVRARDRLPLGWRLSPRKQMAGPITIKGEMPWRL, from the coding sequence ATGGCCAAACCTGGATTTCGCCTCGCGTTGTTTGCCACCTTGCTGGCCCTGATCGTGGTGCTGCTCGGCGCCTACACCCGGCTGACCCATGCCGGCCTCGGCTGCCCGGACTGGCCCGGCTGCTACGGCTTTATCAGCGTGCCGAAAAGCGAAGCCCAGTTGGCCCATGCCGAGCTGCATTTTCCCGATACCCCGGTGGAGGCCCACAAGGGCTGGAACGAGATGATCCACCGATACTTCGCCGGTACCCTGGGGCTGCTGATCGTGCTCCTGGCGGCCCGGGCCTGGACCCATCGCCGGCATCCGGGGCAGCCCCTGAAGCTGCCGCTGTTCCTCCTGGCAGTGGTGTTCGCCCAGGCGGCCTTCGGCATGTGGACGGTGACCCTCAAGCTCTGGCCGCAAGTGGTCACCGCGCACCTGCTGGGCGGTTTCGCCACCCTGAGCCTGTTGTTCCTGCTGACCTTGCGCCTGTCCGGGGTATTGCCGGCGCTGATCGTGCCGCGGCGCTTGCAGCACTGGGCTACCGCCGGGCTGGTGCTGGTGATCGGGCAGATCGCCCTGGGCGGCTGGGTCAGTTCCAACTACGCGGCGGTGGCCTGTATCGACTTGCCCACCTGCCATGGCCAGTGGTGGCCGAACATGGATTTCGCCAACGGCTTCCACCTGACCCAGCACATCGGCCCCAACTACCTGGGCGGGCAACTGGACAGTGATGCCCGCACCGCCATCCACATGACCCACCGGATCGGCGCGGTGCTGGTGACCCTGGTGTTGCTGGGCCTGGCCTGGCAGCTGCGGCAGACCGGCATGACCCGCCTGGCCGGGCTGGTGCTGGTGGCGCTGGGGGCGCAGGTCAGCCTGGGCCTGAGCAACGTGTTCTTTCATTTGCCACTGCCGGTGGCCGTGGCCCACAACGCCGGGGGGGCGGCGCTGCTGCTGACCCTGGTGCTGGTCAACTACCACGCCCGTACCAGCCTGGTACGGGCCCGGGATCGCCTGCCCCTGGGCTGGCGGCTCAGCCCGCGTAAACAGATGGCGGGTCCCATCACCATCAAAGGAGAGATGCCATGGCGACTCTGA
- a CDS encoding SURF1 family protein: MKGFRPGIGPTLVVLLLLPVLVALGFWQLGRGEQKRQLLASYAERRAAEPVALFELLASEDPAFRRVRLHGHFDADHSLLMDNRLHDGKVGVELLQPFLDQASGRWLLVNRGWLPWPDRRTPPVFSTPQQSLSLDAWVYVSPGAAFQLHADPSGAIWPRLITAVAPQALWAELGRSGFDHEVRLESGPGAYLTEWPVVAMGPEKHQAYAVQWFAMALALFALYLYFGWHNTREKRHGNGHESTQHL; the protein is encoded by the coding sequence ATGAAGGGCTTCCGGCCGGGCATCGGGCCGACCCTGGTGGTGCTTTTGCTGCTGCCGGTGCTGGTTGCCCTGGGCTTCTGGCAACTGGGCCGGGGCGAGCAGAAGCGCCAGTTGCTGGCCAGCTACGCCGAGCGCCGTGCGGCGGAGCCGGTGGCCCTGTTCGAGCTGTTGGCCAGCGAGGATCCGGCTTTTCGCCGGGTACGCCTGCACGGTCATTTCGATGCCGACCACAGCCTGTTGATGGATAACCGCCTGCATGACGGCAAGGTCGGGGTCGAGCTGCTGCAACCCTTCCTCGACCAGGCCAGCGGTCGCTGGCTGCTGGTCAACCGCGGCTGGCTGCCCTGGCCCGACCGGCGCACGCCTCCCGTATTCAGCACCCCGCAGCAGAGCCTGAGCCTGGATGCCTGGGTCTACGTTTCCCCGGGCGCGGCATTCCAGCTGCACGCCGACCCCAGCGGTGCGATCTGGCCGCGGCTGATTACCGCCGTGGCGCCACAAGCGCTCTGGGCCGAGCTGGGCCGCAGCGGTTTCGACCATGAAGTGCGCCTGGAGTCGGGCCCGGGTGCCTACCTGACCGAATGGCCGGTGGTCGCCATGGGCCCGGAAAAACACCAGGCCTATGCGGTGCAGTGGTTCGCCATGGCCCTGGCGCTGTTCGCTCTCTATCTCTATTTCGGCTGGCACAACACTCGGGAGAAACGCCATGGGAACGGCCATGAATCCACCCAACATCTCTGA
- the cyoE gene encoding heme o synthase, whose protein sequence is MATLISERQHPQAIWRDYLELTKPKVVVLMLITSLVGMFLATRAGVPWTVLVFGNLGIALCAGGAAAVNHVVDRRIDALMARTHKRPLAEGRVSPRAALAFALLLALAGQALLLTFTNPLTAWLTLASLLGYAVVYTGFLKRATPQNIVIGGLAGAAPPLLGWVAATGHMSAEPLLLVLIIFAWTPPHFWALAIHRKEEYAKADIPMLPVTHGEHYTKVHILLYTFALLAVSLLPYVIHMSGVLYLVCALALGGRFLQWAWVLYRGTRPHAAINTFKYSIYYLFLLFIALLVDHYLLLIL, encoded by the coding sequence ATGGCGACTCTGATCAGCGAACGTCAGCATCCCCAGGCGATCTGGCGCGATTACCTGGAGCTGACCAAACCCAAGGTGGTGGTGCTGATGCTGATCACCTCGCTGGTGGGCATGTTCCTCGCCACCCGCGCTGGGGTTCCGTGGACCGTGCTGGTGTTCGGCAACCTGGGCATTGCCCTGTGCGCGGGCGGGGCGGCGGCGGTCAACCATGTGGTGGACCGGCGCATCGACGCGCTGATGGCCCGGACCCACAAGCGGCCCCTGGCCGAAGGCCGGGTATCGCCACGAGCGGCGCTGGCCTTTGCCCTGCTCCTGGCGCTAGCCGGGCAGGCGCTGCTGCTGACCTTCACCAATCCACTCACGGCCTGGCTGACCCTGGCCTCGCTGCTGGGCTATGCGGTGGTCTACACCGGGTTTCTGAAGCGCGCGACGCCGCAGAACATCGTGATCGGCGGGCTGGCCGGCGCGGCTCCACCGTTGCTGGGCTGGGTCGCCGCCACCGGGCACATGAGCGCAGAACCGCTGCTGCTGGTGCTGATCATCTTCGCCTGGACCCCGCCGCACTTCTGGGCCCTGGCCATCCACCGCAAAGAGGAGTACGCCAAGGCCGATATCCCGATGCTGCCGGTCACCCATGGCGAGCACTACACCAAGGTGCACATCCTGCTCTACACCTTTGCCCTGCTGGCGGTGAGCTTGCTGCCCTATGTCATCCACATGAGTGGCGTGCTGTACCTGGTGTGTGCCCTGGCCCTGGGCGGGCGCTTCCTGCAATGGGCCTGGGTGCTGTACCGTGGCACTCGGCCGCACGCGGCGATCAACACCTTCAAGTACTCTATTTATTACTTGTTCCTGCTGTTCATCGCCCTGCTCGTAGACCACTACCTATTGTTGATCCTATGA
- the ctaD gene encoding cytochrome c oxidase subunit I, with translation MSAVIDDHGHAGHDDHAHGPAKGLMRWVLTTNHKDIGTLYLWFSFCMFLLGGSFAMVIRAELFQPGLQIVEPAFFNQMTTMHGLVMVFGAVMPAFVGLANWMIPLMIGAPDMALPRMNNFSFWLLPAAFLLLISTLFMPGGGPNFGWTFYAPLSTTYAPESVTFFIFAIHLMGVSSIMGAINVIATILNLRAPGMTLMKMPLFVWTWLITAFLLIAVMPVLAGVVTMMLMDIHFGTSFFSAAGGGDPVLFQHVFWFFGHPEVYIMILPAFGAVSSIIPTFSRKPLFGYTSMVYATGAIAFLSFIVWAHHMFVVGIPLVGELFFMYATLLIAVPTGVKVFNWVSTMWQGSLTFETPMLFAVAFVILFTIGGFSGLMLAIAPADFQYQDTYFVVAHFHYVLVPGAIFGIFASAYYWLPKWTGHMYDETLGKLHFWLSFVGMNMAFFPMHFVGLAGMPRRIPDYNLQFADFNMVSSIGAFTFGATQIFFLFIVIKCIRGGKAAPAKPWEGAEGLEWSIPSPAPYHTFVTPPEVK, from the coding sequence ATGAGTGCTGTGATCGATGACCACGGCCACGCCGGCCATGATGACCACGCCCATGGCCCGGCCAAGGGCCTGATGCGCTGGGTACTGACCACCAACCACAAGGACATCGGCACCCTGTACCTGTGGTTCAGCTTCTGCATGTTCCTGCTGGGCGGCTCGTTCGCCATGGTGATCCGTGCCGAACTGTTCCAGCCCGGGCTGCAGATCGTCGAGCCGGCGTTCTTCAACCAGATGACCACCATGCATGGCCTGGTGATGGTCTTCGGTGCGGTGATGCCGGCCTTCGTCGGCCTGGCCAACTGGATGATCCCGTTGATGATCGGCGCGCCGGACATGGCCCTGCCGCGGATGAACAACTTCAGCTTCTGGCTGCTGCCGGCGGCCTTCCTGTTGCTGATCTCGACCCTGTTCATGCCCGGCGGCGGGCCGAACTTCGGCTGGACCTTCTATGCCCCCTTGTCCACCACCTACGCCCCGGAAAGCGTGACCTTCTTCATCTTCGCCATCCACTTGATGGGCGTCAGCTCGATCATGGGCGCGATCAACGTGATCGCCACCATCCTCAACCTGCGAGCCCCGGGCATGACCCTGATGAAGATGCCACTGTTCGTCTGGACCTGGCTGATCACCGCCTTCCTGCTGATTGCGGTGATGCCGGTACTGGCCGGGGTGGTGACCATGATGCTGATGGACATCCATTTCGGCACCAGCTTCTTCAGTGCAGCCGGCGGCGGTGACCCGGTGTTGTTCCAGCACGTGTTCTGGTTCTTCGGCCACCCCGAGGTGTACATCATGATCCTGCCGGCCTTCGGCGCGGTCAGCTCGATCATCCCCACCTTCAGCCGCAAGCCACTGTTCGGCTACACCTCGATGGTCTATGCCACCGGGGCGATCGCCTTCCTGTCGTTCATCGTCTGGGCGCACCACATGTTCGTGGTGGGCATCCCGCTGGTGGGCGAGCTGTTCTTCATGTACGCCACCCTGCTGATCGCCGTGCCCACTGGAGTCAAGGTGTTCAACTGGGTGAGTACCATGTGGCAGGGCTCGCTGACCTTCGAGACACCGATGCTGTTCGCGGTGGCCTTCGTCATCCTGTTCACCATCGGCGGTTTCTCCGGGCTGATGCTGGCCATTGCCCCGGCGGACTTCCAGTACCAGGACACCTACTTCGTGGTGGCGCACTTCCACTACGTACTGGTGCCGGGGGCGATCTTCGGGATCTTCGCCTCGGCCTACTACTGGCTGCCCAAGTGGACCGGGCACATGTACGACGAGACCCTGGGCAAGCTGCACTTCTGGCTGTCCTTCGTCGGCATGAACATGGCGTTCTTCCCCATGCACTTCGTGGGGCTGGCGGGCATGCCGCGGCGGATCCCGGACTACAACCTGCAGTTCGCCGACTTCAACATGGTGTCCTCCATCGGTGCCTTCACTTTCGGTGCGACGCAGATCTTCTTCCTGTTCATCGTCATCAAGTGCATCCGCGGCGGCAAAGCGGCTCCGGCCAAACCCTGGGAAGGTGCCGAAGGCCTGGAGTGGAGTATTCCCTCGCCGGCGCCGTACCACACCTTTGTCACCCCGCCGGAAGTGAAATGA
- a CDS encoding methionine ABC transporter permease, translating into MDTFFANIDWLEIWLATGDTLMMLGGSLLFTVLLGLPLGVLLFLCSPRQLLEQKSLYALLSLVVNILRSLPFIILLIVMIPFTVLITGTSLGVAGAIPPLVVGATPFFARLVETALREVDRGIIEATQSMGASTRQIITNALLPEARPGIFAAITVTAITLVSYTAMAGVVGAGGLGDLAIRFGYQRFQTDVMVVTVVLLLVLVQVLQTVGDKLVVHFSRK; encoded by the coding sequence ATGGATACCTTCTTCGCCAACATCGACTGGCTGGAAATCTGGCTGGCCACCGGCGACACCCTGATGATGCTCGGCGGCTCGCTGCTGTTCACCGTACTGCTGGGCCTGCCACTGGGCGTGCTGCTGTTCCTCTGCAGCCCGCGCCAACTGCTGGAGCAGAAGTCGCTGTATGCGCTGCTGTCGCTGGTGGTCAACATCCTGCGTTCGCTGCCGTTCATCATTCTGCTGATCGTGATGATTCCCTTCACCGTACTGATCACCGGCACATCGCTGGGGGTTGCCGGGGCCATTCCACCGCTGGTGGTCGGCGCCACGCCGTTCTTTGCCCGGCTGGTGGAAACCGCCCTGCGCGAAGTGGATCGCGGCATCATCGAGGCCACCCAGTCCATGGGGGCCAGCACCCGGCAGATCATTACCAATGCCTTGCTCCCGGAAGCCCGCCCGGGCATCTTTGCCGCTATCACCGTGACTGCCATTACCCTGGTGTCCTACACCGCCATGGCCGGCGTGGTGGGGGCCGGTGGCCTGGGCGACCTGGCGATCCGCTTCGGCTACCAGCGCTTCCAGACCGATGTGATGGTGGTGACCGTGGTGTTGCTGCTGGTGCTGGTCCAGGTTCTGCAAACCGTCGGCGACAAGCTGGTGGTGCACTTTTCCCGCAAATAA
- a CDS encoding twin transmembrane helix small protein, protein MLKAAIVLMLIATVVSLFSGLFFLVKDDSSSKRLVTSLSIRVALAVVTVGLIAWGFFSGQLVSHAPW, encoded by the coding sequence ATGCTCAAAGCAGCCATCGTCCTGATGCTGATTGCCACGGTTGTCAGCCTGTTCAGCGGCCTGTTCTTTCTGGTCAAGGACGACAGTTCATCCAAGCGCCTGGTGACCTCACTGAGCATTCGGGTCGCGCTGGCCGTGGTCACCGTCGGCTTGATCGCCTGGGGTTTCTTCAGCGGCCAGCTGGTCTCCCACGCGCCCTGGTAG
- a CDS encoding SCO family protein, with the protein MTRTQKTVFILVALVALVLGLTVNKVLSGKGQGDPTALIDAGIILLPQSRTLPAVKMVDQDGQPVVIDELKGKWSLLFFGYTFCPDICPTTLAQLRQIKSELPKEAVDKLQVVLVSVDPNRDTPQQLKQYLGYFDKDFKGLTASSVEDLQKLANAVSIPFIPADTSKPNYTVDHSGNLAVIGPDGTQRGFIRAPLNNQKLVAQLPVMLQRK; encoded by the coding sequence ATGACTCGAACTCAGAAAACCGTCTTTATTCTCGTTGCCCTGGTGGCCCTGGTGCTGGGGCTTACCGTCAACAAAGTACTGTCCGGCAAGGGTCAGGGCGACCCCACTGCACTGATCGATGCGGGCATCATCCTGCTGCCGCAAAGCCGTACCCTGCCTGCGGTGAAGATGGTCGACCAGGACGGCCAGCCAGTGGTGATCGACGAGCTGAAGGGCAAATGGTCGCTGCTGTTCTTCGGCTACACCTTCTGCCCGGACATCTGCCCCACCACCCTGGCGCAGTTGCGGCAGATCAAGAGCGAGCTGCCCAAGGAAGCGGTGGACAAGCTGCAGGTGGTCCTGGTCAGCGTCGACCCCAACCGTGATACCCCGCAGCAGCTCAAGCAGTACCTGGGCTACTTCGACAAGGACTTCAAGGGCCTGACCGCCTCCTCGGTGGAAGACCTGCAGAAGCTTGCCAACGCCGTGAGCATTCCCTTCATCCCGGCCGATACCAGCAAGCCCAACTACACCGTGGACCACAGCGGCAACCTGGCGGTGATCGGCCCGGACGGTACCCAGCGCGGTTTCATCCGTGCTCCGTTGAACAACCAGAAGCTGGTGGCCCAACTGCCGGTGATGCTGCAGCGCAAATAA
- a CDS encoding MetQ/NlpA family ABC transporter substrate-binding protein, which produces MKKLLVAFAAVAAFSAHAAETLTVAATPVPHAEILEFVKPALAKEGVDLKVKVFTDYVQPNVQVAEKRLDANFFQHQPYLDEFNKAKGTKLVNVAGVHVEPLGAYSSKYKQLSELPGGATVVIPNDATNGGRALLLLDKAGLIKLKDSNNILATIKDITENPKDLKFRELEAATIPRVLTQVDLALINTNYALEAKLDPSKDALVIEGKDSPYVNILVARPDDKDSDAMKKLVAALHSPEVKQFILEKYKGAIVPAF; this is translated from the coding sequence ATGAAAAAACTACTCGTCGCTTTCGCAGCCGTTGCCGCGTTCTCCGCGCACGCCGCCGAAACCCTGACCGTGGCCGCCACACCAGTGCCCCACGCCGAGATCCTGGAGTTCGTCAAACCGGCCCTGGCCAAGGAAGGCGTGGACCTGAAGGTCAAGGTCTTCACCGACTACGTGCAGCCCAACGTGCAAGTCGCCGAAAAGCGCCTGGACGCCAACTTCTTCCAGCACCAGCCCTACCTGGATGAGTTCAACAAGGCCAAGGGCACCAAGCTGGTGAACGTTGCCGGTGTTCACGTCGAGCCCCTGGGTGCCTATTCCAGCAAGTACAAGCAGCTCTCCGAACTGCCGGGCGGCGCCACCGTGGTGATCCCCAACGACGCCACCAACGGCGGCCGCGCGCTGTTGCTGCTGGACAAGGCCGGCCTGATCAAGCTCAAGGATTCCAACAACATCCTGGCCACCATCAAGGACATCACCGAGAACCCCAAGGACCTGAAGTTCCGTGAACTGGAAGCTGCCACCATCCCGCGCGTGCTGACCCAGGTCGACCTGGCGCTGATCAACACCAACTATGCCCTGGAAGCCAAGCTGGATCCTTCCAAGGACGCCCTGGTGATCGAAGGCAAGGATTCGCCTTACGTGAACATCCTGGTGGCCCGTCCTGACGACAAGGATTCGGACGCCATGAAGAAGCTGGTCGCGGCCCTGCACAGCCCTGAAGTGAAGCAGTTCATTCTCGAGAAGTACAAAGGCGCCATCGTGCCGGCGTTCTGA
- a CDS encoding cytochrome c oxidase subunit 3, whose translation MATHEHYYVPAQSKWPIIATVGMFVTVVGLGIWFNDLKAARPESHGPLIFFVGGLLLAYMLFGWFGAVVKESRAGLYSAQLDRSFRWGMSWFIFSEVMFFMAFFGALFYVRHMSGPWLGGEGHKGIAHMLWPNFEFVWPLLNNPDPKLFPPPKGTISPWGLPLLNTILLVSSSVTVTIAHHALKKGHRGALKIWLALTVLLGCAFLGFQAEEYIHAYHELGLTLGSGIYGATFFMLTGFHGAHVTIGTLILFVMLMRIMRGHFDAEHQFGFEAASWYWHFVDVVWIGLFVFVYVL comes from the coding sequence ATGGCGACTCATGAGCACTATTACGTTCCCGCCCAGAGCAAGTGGCCGATCATCGCAACGGTGGGCATGTTCGTCACCGTGGTGGGCCTGGGTATCTGGTTCAACGACCTCAAGGCTGCGCGACCGGAATCCCACGGCCCGCTGATCTTTTTCGTCGGCGGCCTGCTGCTGGCCTACATGCTGTTCGGCTGGTTTGGTGCGGTGGTCAAGGAAAGCCGCGCCGGGCTCTACAGCGCCCAGCTCGATCGCTCGTTCCGCTGGGGCATGAGCTGGTTCATCTTTTCCGAAGTGATGTTCTTCATGGCCTTCTTCGGTGCGCTGTTCTATGTGCGGCACATGTCCGGGCCCTGGCTCGGCGGTGAGGGGCACAAGGGCATCGCCCACATGCTGTGGCCGAACTTCGAGTTCGTCTGGCCGCTGCTCAACAACCCCGACCCGAAACTCTTTCCGCCGCCCAAGGGCACCATCAGCCCCTGGGGCCTGCCGCTGCTCAACACCATCCTGCTGGTGAGTTCCAGCGTCACCGTGACCATCGCCCACCACGCCTTGAAGAAAGGCCATCGCGGCGCGCTGAAGATCTGGCTGGCGCTGACGGTGCTGCTGGGTTGCGCCTTCCTGGGCTTTCAGGCCGAGGAATACATCCATGCCTACCACGAGCTGGGGCTGACCCTGGGTTCGGGGATCTACGGCGCCACCTTCTTCATGCTCACCGGTTTCCACGGTGCCCACGTGACCATTGGCACCCTGATCCTGTTCGTGATGCTGATGCGCATTATGCGCGGGCATTTCGACGCCGAGCACCAGTTCGGCTTCGAGGCCGCCAGCTGGTACTGGCACTTCGTCGACGTGGTCTGGATCGGCCTGTTCGTTTTCGTCTACGTGCTCTGA